A window of the Ipomoea triloba cultivar NCNSP0323 chromosome 14, ASM357664v1 genome harbors these coding sequences:
- the LOC116003644 gene encoding uncharacterized protein LOC116003644: protein MTITMASSSATLFFALIFLPSIVRAQERSPHGVAYESPLAISPEAYAFFHPNTQNQNSNNNTANTTSLSLCDRSESDCSPFPTASSVQSDLAHESTAARDGGKHRVGAGGAAGILIGLAFAVLLALGVFFMVIARKRNLNKANAAIAQPEV, encoded by the coding sequence ATGACTATAACCATGGCTTCTTCTTCAGCCACTCTTTTCTTTGCACTTATTTTCTTACCCTCTATTGTCAGAGCTCAAGAGCGATCTCCCCACGGAGTTGCGTACGAGAGCCCACTTGCAATCTCGCCAGAAGCATATGCATTTTTCCACCCTAATACTCAAAACCAGAATAGCAACAATAATACTGCTAATACTACTAGTTTAAGTTTATGCGATAGATCAGAGTCAGATTGCTCACCATTTCCCACGGCTTCTTCTGTTCAGTCAGATCTTGCTCATGAAAGCACAGCAGCTCGCGATGGAGGGAAGCACAGGGTTGGAGCTGGAGGAGCAGCAGGGATACTGATTGGCTTGGCATTTGCTGTACTTTTGGCACTCGGTGTTTTCTTCATGGTGATTGCACGGAAGCGCAACTTGAACAAAGCAAATGCTGCAATAGCTCAGCCTGAAGTTTAA